Genomic segment of Patescibacteria group bacterium:
GTCTAAAACACAATTTAGATGATTTGCCGTTTATTGATCGAGATTTGACTAGGTGGGAACTTTACGCCTTTGAAAATGGCAATTACAAATATACCCCGGCAACCTATATGTATTCGGGTCGTGATTGTTGGTGGAACAGGTGTACCTTTTGTATTTGGGACCACAGCCTTAATCCTAGAGGCAGTTACCGCAGTATGTCCCCAGAACGCCTCTTTGCTGAAGTTAAATTCGTTGTAGATAAATATCGTGTCAAGGAGATTTTTGACGATGCTGGGACAATGTTTATTGGTCCTAAGCTGAAAAAATTTTGCGAACTTTTAATTGAAAGCGGTTACAACAAAAAGGTGGTTTATAGTTGCAACATGCGCTTTAATGCCTTAAACCAAGAGCAATATAATCTGATGAAAGCTGCCAATTTTAGGTTTTTGCTTTATGGGATGGAATCTGGTAACCAAAAAACTTTGGATATGTTGGACAAAGGAACCAAAGAGGAAGATACCATCAACGGCGCGCGCATGGCATCAAAAGCCGGCCTCGAACCGCACGCAACTATTATGCTGGGTTACCCATGGGAATCGTACGAGGACGCCAAAAGAACCATAGCCGTGGCTAAATATTGCTTTAAAAAAGGGTATTTTTATACCATGCAGGCAACAATTATTATTCCCTATCCGGGAACTCCACTTTGGAAACAGGCTAAGGAAAATGGTTGGTTGTTAACCGAAGATTACGATGACTATGATATGCGGGAACCGGTAATGAAGACTCCCTACAGCACGGAAAAACTTATGGAATTAACCCAAGAGTTGTATTCGGCCTTTTTTTCTCCGCAATATATTTTTCGTAAGGTTTTAAGTATCCGAAATGTTGATGATATTAAATTCTTTGCCATGGCAGGAAAAAAGCTTTTGGGTCACCTGTTAGACTTCGATCCCAATCAAACGGCAGTAAGTTTTAAATCCCCAAAGTTTTGGAAAGATGCTGGAGTAAAACTAATCTCTCATTTCATTAAACCCAAAACTTCCGTAGACGCTGAAAAAGAGAATGGGAAGTCAAAGGATAACATATGAAAGAAAAAGTAGTCTTAATCACCGGTTGTTCCCGAGGACTGGGGGAGTTTTTGGCAGAAAAACTTTCCGGGGTGGGTTTTATTGTTTATGCTGGGGTAAAGGGGGAGGATGATGTAAAAGCGCTTCAAAAAGATTGGAAAGATTCCTTTAGCAATGTTTTTCCACTTAATATTGATATCACAAATGACGATAGTTGTGGGCGGGCTGTTAAAAAAATAATCTCCAAGGAAAAACGCTTGGATGTTTTGATCAACAATGCAGGAATTACTTTAGTCGGTCTAACGCAATCATTTAGTGTTCAAGACTATTTAAACATTTTAAATATTAATGCCGTTGGTGCCTTTCGGCTCATTAAGGAGGTAATTCCGCAGATGAAACGGCAAAAATTTGGTCGCATTATTAATATTACTTCGTTAAATGGGTCGATTTCTTTACCCAATTTCGGTCTTTATAGCTCCTCAAAATTTGCCTTGGAGGGTTTGTCTTTAGCTTGGCGACACGAGCTTCCCGAAGGAATTTGGATAACAAATATCGCGCCAGGAGCAATTGCTAAAGGAAAAAACGATCAAGAAAAAAAGCTTCCTCATGTTCCGGCTCGAGAAAAGTTTTGGGCTATAAAAACATTAATGCCCATGGTTTCCCAAGAAAAGATTGCCAAAACTATTGTAAAGGTGGTAGAAGATAGTAACCCCCCAGCTAGAATTTTATTGGGAAATGATGCGCATATTACGACCCTCTTGCACAGGTTTCTTCCCGCCAAAATTTGGGAAGTATTACTAGATTTTGTTACCAAGAAATGAAAAATACAA
This window contains:
- a CDS encoding radical SAM protein: MAKEKTGKRTSTIVIGYPPIETNKGTPLLSQNRQFQYFNAPTYIYPMVPAYGATMLKEAGYTVYWMDGIAEKKKYEDWVYELKATSPDYLVIETKAPVIKAHWKIIDDIKSKIPDIKIILVGDHVTFFPEESFAKCVVDYVIIGGDYDFILVSLLNHLTKGTKLDGGVYQREGKKIINSGAISLKHNLDDLPFIDRDLTRWELYAFENGNYKYTPATYMYSGRDCWWNRCTFCIWDHSLNPRGSYRSMSPERLFAEVKFVVDKYRVKEIFDDAGTMFIGPKLKKFCELLIESGYNKKVVYSCNMRFNALNQEQYNLMKAANFRFLLYGMESGNQKTLDMLDKGTKEEDTINGARMASKAGLEPHATIMLGYPWESYEDAKRTIAVAKYCFKKGYFYTMQATIIIPYPGTPLWKQAKENGWLLTEDYDDYDMREPVMKTPYSTEKLMELTQELYSAFFSPQYIFRKVLSIRNVDDIKFFAMAGKKLLGHLLDFDPNQTAVSFKSPKFWKDAGVKLISHFIKPKTSVDAEKENGKSKDNI
- a CDS encoding SDR family oxidoreductase, whose protein sequence is MKEKVVLITGCSRGLGEFLAEKLSGVGFIVYAGVKGEDDVKALQKDWKDSFSNVFPLNIDITNDDSCGRAVKKIISKEKRLDVLINNAGITLVGLTQSFSVQDYLNILNINAVGAFRLIKEVIPQMKRQKFGRIINITSLNGSISLPNFGLYSSSKFALEGLSLAWRHELPEGIWITNIAPGAIAKGKNDQEKKLPHVPAREKFWAIKTLMPMVSQEKIAKTIVKVVEDSNPPARILLGNDAHITTLLHRFLPAKIWEVLLDFVTKK